A genomic stretch from Lathyrus oleraceus cultivar Zhongwan6 chromosome 2, CAAS_Psat_ZW6_1.0, whole genome shotgun sequence includes:
- the LOC127119159 gene encoding endo-1,4-beta-xylanase 5-like, producing the protein MQCVKEPHRAQYGGGIIVNPGFDHNIKAWTVFGNGTIEERISNDGNRFIVARNRTRALDGFSQKVHLKKGLIYIFSAWLQLSEGSEIVSVVFKTNGSESVHGGHVIANHGCWSLLKGGILANFSTPAEILFETENPTVELWADNVSLQPFTRKQWRTHQDDSVERVS; encoded by the exons ATGCAGTGTGTGAAAGAACCTCATAGGGCACAATATGGAGGAGGCATTATAGTAAATCCAGGGTTTGATCATAACATTAAGGCTTGGACTGTGTTTGGAAATGGAACAATTGAGGAACGGATATCAAATGACGGCAATAGATTCATTGTTGCTCGCAACAGAACACGAGCATTGGATGGTTTCTCTCAGAAGGTTCATCTGAAGAAAGGACTGATATACATTTTTTCTG CTTGGCTTCAGCTGAGTGAAGGAAGTGAGATTGTTTCGGTTGTTTTTAAAACAAATGGAAGTGAATCGGTACATGGTGGTCATGTCATAGCCAACCATGGATGCTGGTCTCTGCTAAAAGGGGGCATTCTTGCTAACTTTTCAACCCCTGCTGAGATTCTTTTTGAG ACTGAGAATCCAACTGTGGAATTATGGGCTGATAACGTGTCCTTACAACCATTCACCAGAAAGCAATGGAGAACACACCAAGACGACAGCGTTGAGAGGGTAAGCTAG